A window of Cytobacillus sp. IB215665 genomic DNA:
TGGACCGGTTACCGAGTCGACTTCCCCAGCGCTGTAGCCACCTTTTAACATTTCATTTACAGTGATGTGAAGCCCATAAGTTCCAATTCGATTAGCGATAAAATTAGGTGTATCCTTCGCTTCAACTACACCTTTTCCTAGTTTTTCTTCTCCATACTGCGTAATGAAAGATAAAACTTCAGGAGAAGTATCTTTTGTAGGTATAACCTCCAACAGTTTTAAATAACGTGGCGGGTTAAAGAAGTGTGTTCCAAGAAAGTGCTTTTTGAAATCATCGGAACGACCTTCTGCCATTGCTTCGATTGATATTCCAGAAGTATTAGAACTTACGATACTTCCTGGCTTTCTTACTTGTTCAATACGTTCAAATACTTGTTTCTTAATTTCTAAATTTTCTACAACAACTTCAATTATCCAATCACATTCAGAAAGCCTTTCCATGTCATCTTCCATGTTACCTGCTTCAATTAACACAATATCGTCCTTTGACATTAGCGGAGCTGGCTTTTGCTTTAACAGTTTTTTAATTGCTTGAGAGCTTAACCGATTTCTTACACTTTTATCTTCTAATGTTAGCCCCTTAGCTTTTTCATCTTCTGCTAACTCTCGAGGTACAATATCTAATAATATAGTGGGAACCCCAATATTAGCTAAGTGTGCTGCTATTCCAGAGCCCATTACACCTGAACCAAGAACAGCTGCTTTTTTAATATGTTGGACCATTCCATTTCTCCTCCTCTGACTCTTTGAATGAATACTCATTCATTTTACTGTCAAAAAAAATACTGCATACCTAGAATGAGTTCCTTTAATTATAAATATAAATGATTTTTCAAATTTTCGCAATATAGAAGCAATAAAATAGGTAATTTTTTTCAAAATACAACATTATTCTACAAGAAGATTAACAACGTTCTATAGCAAATGGCTATTTTGCATTGAGTGTTATTTTTCCCATGAAGAAATAATTATAATTTTTATAAATCGGTGGTAACCCCTACATAGCTTATTATAGCTGAATTTTGCTACAAAGTTAATAAAGGTTCATTCCATAAAGTAACTGATGTGAATTAGATGATTTTTACAGCCTTTAGAGAAGCAACAATTCCCATATCGTAGTTATATGGGTGCTTATTACGAAAAGCAACAATTAATGCAAAAACATCCTTATGTAAAGAGCCTCATAATTATTATCTTGATAAAAATGTTCACTTTGGAAACGTTAATAAAATGGAGGTGATGCGAAATGGCACGCATGAAGAAGAGTCCATCAAAAGCAGGAGTAAGCGCAGCAAGTGTAAAAGGGAATGCTGGTCCTACGGTTGAAAATGAAGGTGGAAAAACTCAAAGTCAAAATCAGCAATATAAAAAGCATAATATGCAACCCGAGGAATAGAAAAGGGTATAGTACCTTAGAATCTATCTATTGAGCTGTCTTTAGAGCTTATGTCACACGAAGGCAAGCTTGCCTTCGTGTGAGTATAACTATACATAATCAGAAATTGCCCAATTACAATAATATAAGTATGCACATTATAATATTTATACTATTGGTAGCCCAAATCGAATATTTTACTTGCTACATATCTATGAAACTTCTTGTCTCTACTCTCTTATTAACGAAATAACGCTATCTACTTGTTGAAATTTATTCTATTATTAGCCAATTAACACTTTTTTCTGTCCTAACTCACTCTTTTTCTAGCAAAATACTTTATCGCTATACCATCCTTTTTAATGCATCAGCAACAAATTCAACACTTGTACCAACAATAACTTGAACATGAGTTTTATCAACTTTAATAACTCCATGGGCACCATGCTTCTTTAAAGATGCTTCGTTAACATTACTAATATCTTTTACTTCTAATCGAAGCCTTGTTGTACAGTTATCTATACGTTTGAGATTATCTTTACCTCCGAGATCTTGTAGGAAATTCTCTGCCATCATAGTAAACTTGTCCCCCGTGTTAGAATTAGCATCATCCTCTTCCACTGTATCTTCCTCATCCTCTCGCCCTGGTGTTTTAATGTTCATAGCTTTTATCATAAAATAGAAAACAACGAAATAAATTACTCCATATATTAACCCTATCCCTAATAAAAGAAGGGGCTTTTGGGCAATACCAAAATTCAATAAGTAATCTGTCACCCCTGCTGAAAAGCCAAAACCATCATGAATGCCAAGCAAATTTGTAACAATCATCGAGCTAGCTGTCAATAAAGCATGAACGACATATAGAAGTGGAGCGATAAACATAAATGTAAACTCAATTGGTTCAGTAATACCCGTTAGAAAAGAAGTTAAAGCAATTCCTATCAGTGCACCAGACACTTGCTTTCTTCGTTCAGGTTTTGCAGCAGCAATCATTGCTAAACATGCAGCAGGTAATCCAAACATCATGATCGGAAAGAATCCCGTCATAAATTGACCTGCTGTTGGATCTCCAGCGAAAAAGCGATTTAAATCACCTGTTACTCCTCCATATTCACCGAATACAAACCAGACTATGCTATTTAAAACATGATGAAGTCCTAACGGAATTAACAAACGATTTAGGAAACCGAAAACACCTACCCCAGCTGCACCTGCACTGATAATCCATTCACCTACACCATTAATCACCTCTTGAATAGGTGGCCATATAAAACCTAATGGAAAAGCAATTGCTAACATCACGATAGATGTAACAATTGGAACAAACCGTCTTCCTCCGAAGAAAGCTAACCATTCAGGCAACTTTACATCATTATAACGATTATATAATTGGCCACTTATAATCCCTGCTAAAATACCACCAAGTACACCCATATTGATATCTTCATTGATTGCTTGCATTGCATCTGTTAAGACAAAATATCCAATTGCACCTGCTAGTGCTGCGACTCCATGTTTATCTTTTGAGAACCCTATCGCAATCCCAATAGCAAAAATAAGTGCTAAATTATTAAACAATGCTCCTCCAGCAGCAGATATAAACGGTATATCCAATATATCTGGTGCTCCAAAACGCAGCAATAATGATGCAGCTGGTAGTACAGCAATTGGTAACATTAGTGATTGCCCGATTTTTTGTAAGAATTTTAACATCTTTCGTTTCCCCCAATCTTTAAATAAGGTGTGTAACTCTATCTTTGAACTTGTTAATTAACCCAAGGTTATGCTCATCTGAACCATGAACATTTCCATTTACGAAAATAGGAGGTTTTATATTTTTATTTAACAAAATATGAATGGTTTCTACGATTACACTATTTATAATTGCCGTATTAATAATTGTAGATGTTGGTCCAAATGGTTGCTCTAGTCGTTCGTCAGTCAATACAGCATCACCTTTGGTAGAAAAATTATCTATAACAAGATCAACTATCTCATATAAATGGATACGATCGTAATGTCTTGACTTTACGTGTTTCGAAAAATTTAGTGATGTTAATGCAATAACAAGTGCACCCTTTTTCTTAGCATATAGTGCTGCATCAATTGGCACTGGATTAATACCTGAAGTAGACACAACAATAAATACGTCATTTTCTCGAATATGATATTTTTCGAGGTTTGTTTCTATGAAATTATTGACTCTTTCAAGCATAGAAGATCTTACTGGTCCTTTAAATAACATTAAATCTTCTATAAGAATTGGATTAACAGACGCCAAACCTCCTGCTCGATAGAAGATTTCCTCCGAGATGATATGTGAGTGTCCACAGCCAAAAATATGGATAATACCATCTTGCTCAAGTGATTTAGCAATTATTTCTGATGCTTTTTTTATCATTTGTTCATTTTCTCTAACCTTCTGTAGCTTTTTCTCAACTTCATCCAAATATTGTGTAAACAAACATACACCCCCTTAAAGGTAATAATACATATTATAAGTAAGAATTTATTGCTCAACTATCACCCCATTTTGTTGATTAGTGTTTAAATGACAAATATGAATGTAAAATAACAACTTACAGTGATAATGACCTTTACTTACCTGAGAAGAATCCACAATTTTTACATCATCATTTAATATCATCAGTGGTATTTCTTATAGGTAGAGGTAAAGGTTGATAAAGCACATTTTACAGATACATTAGGGGTTACACTCACTAAACTCTACTCTTTAATACATGAACAACTTTTAAGTAAACGCATTCATATTTTGCGCTTAATATGATTTTTCACCCATAAGTTTATACATTTCAAGCTTCTCTTCTCTTAAAATGTTTCTTAACACCTCTTGGTGAACAACTATATAGTACCATTACTACATATAGTTGTCTATACCAATTTATATATTTGTATGGTTGTCTAGACAACTAATATATGTCATGTTATGATATAAAAAAATAGCATAAGGAGTCCTTAACATGCTTATAAAAGGCTTAACAATATACGCTGAAGATAATGTTATTGAACAAGGATATATAAAAATTACTAATGGGAAGATTGAGTCTGTCGGTAAAGCTAACGATGTAACTGACACTGATACTATCCAGTTTCCTAACACTTATAAATGTCTACCAGGAATGATCGATGTGCATATTCATGGTGCACAAGGTGCTGATACAATGGATGCTTCTTCAACTGCGTTAGATACAATTTCGAATGCATTGCCACAGGAAGGTACGACTAGCTATTTAGCTACAACAATCACTCAACAGCATTCGAACATTGAACAAGCATTAAGTAATGTAGGTAGCTATATAAATGTTCAGCCAGCCGGTCAAGCTGAAATATTAGGCATCCACCTTGAAGGACCATTCATTAATCAAGAAAAAGCCGGCGCACAACCTTATGATTATATTATTGACGGAGATATTTCGTTATTTAAAAAATGGCAAAAGCTATCAGGTGAAAATATTAAACTTGTTACGTTAGCTCCTGAAATAAAGAATGGCATAGCTTTGACTAAATATTTAAACTCAAATGGAGTTGTAGCTTCCATCGGTCATTCAAATGCTACGTATAACCAAGTTGTTAAAGCTATTCATGTCGGAGCATCACATATTACTCATTTATTTAATGGCATGAGCGGATTACATCATCGAGAGATTGGTGTTGCAGGTGCGGCTCTAATGCGAGATGAGCTATTTGTAGAAATGATTGTTGATGGTATACACATTTGTCCTGAAATGGTTCAATTAGCTTACCATTCCATCGGTAAGGAACGGACGATATTAGTAACCGATGCAATGCGTGCTAAATGTTTAAAAGGTGGTGTCTACGATTTGGGTGGTCAAAATGTCACAGTGTCAAATAGTAAAGCAACTTTGGATGATGGAGCACTCGCTGGCAGTTTGTTAACGATGGATCAAGCAATGAGAAATATGTTAACTTATACTGACGCAACTCTTGGTGACTTAACAACAATCACTTCAAAAAACCCTGCTAAACAATGTGGTGTTTTTGATCGTAAAGGTAGTATAAAGGAAAATAAAGAAGCAGACTTAATTATTTTAGATGAACATAACAATCTAGTCATGACGATCTGCCGGGGAGCTATCTCCTACGAAAGGTAGAAAAACGAGGTGAAATTACTCATGAATATTATAGAAGCAAAAGACTATCAGGATTTGAGTATAAAAGCCGCTCAATATATAATTAAAAATGTTCGACACAATCCAAATCTTGTTTTAGGCTTAGCGACTGGGAGTACCCCAAAAGGAACGTACGAACAAATGATTAAAGACTTTCAACAGAACAACACATCCTATCAGTATGTTAAGACCATAAATTTAGATGAATATGTAGGGTTAGCAAAGGATGACTTAAATAGCTATTCTACATTTATGAATGAACATCTTTTTAATCATATTGATATTCCCCACTCTCAGACATATATTCCTAATGGAATGGCGAAGGATTTGCATAATGAGTGTGCCCAGTATGATAGACTTATTCATTCATTAGGGGGGGTAGATCTACAGCTTTTAGGCATTGGACATAATGGTCATATCGGCTTTAATGAACCTAACACTTCCTTTAAAACACGAACACATATTGTAAAATTAGCTTCATCCACTCGGAATGCTAATGAACGATTTTTTCAAGATATAAATGAAGTTCCTAACTATGCAATTACGATGGGTATTCAAACTATTCTTGAAAGTAAAGAGATACTTTTACTTGTATCAGGTAAAGGTAAAGCAAAAGCTGTACAGAAGCTATTAGTAGAAAAAAATAGGTGCGAACAATTTCCTGCATCTTCCTTATATGCTCATCCACATGTTACAATCATAGCAGATAAAGCAGCGCTTTCACTTACTTTTGAGCGAAAGGAGAGCTAGAAATGATTGATCGAGATTCCCCTGTTCCAATCTATTATCAGATTGAGGAATATATAAAGAATTTAATAGAAAGTGATGAACTTTCCCCTGGTGATGCCATTCCTTCAGAAAGAGAATTTTCTGAACAGTTTAGTGTAAGTCGAATGACAATCAGGCAGGCGATTACAAACTTAGTTAATGAAGGATATTTATATAGGCAAAAGGGTAAAGGTACTTTCGTTGGTGAAAAGAAAATAGAACAAACATTACAAGGTCTCACAAGCTTTACTGAAGATATGGAAAAGAGGGGCATGAAGCCAGGAAGTAAACTTCTTAAGTTTGAACTCATCCCAGCAACTCGCAGTATAGCTAACGAGTTATTAATTAATGAACATGACCCTTTATATGAAATTAAACGCATACGGTTTGCTGATGACTTACCGATGGCAATTGAAACAACATATATTCCTGCAAATTTACTAAAAGGCTTAACAGAGGAAATTGTAAACCGCTCACTTTACTCTTACATTGAAAATGAACTAAATTTACAAATAGACTCTGCAAAACAAGTCATTGAGTCTTCAGTTGCGAGAGCTGATGAAGCGATGGAACTTGGGATTCATAAAAATGCACCAATATTATATATTCGCAGGCAGACCAAATTAACAAACGGCCAACCACTTGAGTTAGTTAAGTCTGTTTATCGTGCTGATCGTTATAAATTCGTAATTAATATGAAGAGAAATTAGACATTCGCAAGTATCTTTTATTTGTACGGGTCGTATCTCAAGTGAACAGTGAATCAGGTGGAGGCTCTACCCCACCTGATTGAAAGATCCTCTTATAAATTAAACTTTGGAAATGCTTAATAAAAAGTAAACGATTACATAAGGCATTTCAAAAAGAGCCCGCTTGATTCTAAACGAATAAGGCCGGCTCTTTTCATTTATTATTTTAATATACTCATAAATAGATAAAGAGAGTTGAACACATGGTATCAAACCTCTTTTATCTTACTTCTTAACCATTCCCTTTAGTACAAACGCAACATTAGCTGGTCTTTCTGCTAACCTACGCATAAAATAGCCATACCAATCTGTTCCATATGGTACGTACACTCTCATTTTATACCCTTCATTCGAAAGCTCCAGTTGGCGTTCTGTTCGTATTCCATACAACATTTGAAACTCGAATTGATCATTCGGTATATTATGCTCTTTCACGAGCTGTTTAGTATATTCTATAATCGCATCATCGTGGCTAGCTACAGCTGTATAATTCCCATTTAATAAATGCATTTTTATAATTTTTTTAAGGTTGTCATCTACATCTTTTTTATCAGGAAATGCTACTTCAGGGGATTCTTTGTATGCCCCTTTTACTAGCCGCAGATTAGGATGATATTCATTTAAGTCTTCAATATCTTTTTCTGTTCTATATAAATATGATTGAATAACTGTCCCTACATTATCAAACTCTTTTCTTAACTCTGTGAAAATATCAATTGTTTTCTGGCATCGAGAATAATCTTCCATATCGATTGTAACGAACACACCATTGTCTTTGGCAGCTTTTAAAATTCTACGCATATTTCTCATTACCACTTGGTCTGATATATCCAAACCCATAGAAGTCATTTTTAATGATAGCTGTGAATCTAAATTTTCTCTACCAATTGCCTTAATTGCTTCAATTGACTGATCTGCCATTTCGTTAGCTTCTATTTCGTTATCAACAAATTCACCTAAATAGTCAATTGTTACAAATAGCCCTTTATTATTTAGCTCTTTAATTACATCAACAGCAAGGTTAATCGTTTCCCCTGCAACAAACCTTCCAGCACCAAAACGCAAACCATATTTTTTTGCTAATTTTGTCATAGGTTTATTCTTTGATAAAAATAAGAAAAAGTTTTTCATCACTTGTTCCAATTTATAATAACCTCCTTTTGTAACCGCATTCATTTTGAGATAGCAAAGTGTTCAAAAAGTGTGGAAAAAGATGTTTGTATAAACTTGTACAAGCTAACCTACAATGTGCTTCCTCTTCGTAGTTTGAGAAAATGTCATTTCGTAGCTATGTGTATTTTTACTGTTCATGATAGTATATATTTTTCCAAGCAGTTATCAGTCCTACTTTAATACGCCTACTACCATCCATTCTTCTTCGTACTTTTTAAACTCGCATTTTTAAGAAGGCTGTATTTATTTTTTCTACTAGCCAGCATCATTTTATCATCTTTTATTATTTTTGAATATAATTTAACGCTATTTTTGTCGAAAATAAGACAAATTGTTTATCAAAGGCTGTTTTCCCTTTGGTTATTGCTTTTAGTTCTAAGGTTTTCTAGCGGGTTCATGACATCTTTTCAACATTAGGATCAAACCTCATTGTAATGTCCATCTTTATTAACAATAGCAACAAAGTTTACGATAAAAGCGTTAATAATAATTTGAATAGCTATTAGCGGTTAGGGAACGATAAATTTTGAAGTTAATAAGGAGGGATTAATGATGCAGCAACAAAATCTGACTCAAAACCAATCAATGGCAATGCCACAGCCACCACAAGTAATATCAACAAAAGACTCAATGTACTTAACTGATATGCTTTCTTGGAATTTATTAGCTATGAAGAAAGCACATTTCTTTGCCAGACAATGTCAAGATCAAGAAATTATGTCAGCTATAGAACGAGCTGGACAAATGCACCAACGACATTACGGTATAATTATGTCCCATTTACAAAATAACAATCAACCTACCCAACCAATGCAATAAGGAGGTCACTTCATAAAT
This region includes:
- a CDS encoding YuzL family protein, yielding MARMKKSPSKAGVSAASVKGNAGPTVENEGGKTQSQNQQYKKHNMQPEE
- the nagE gene encoding N-acetylglucosamine-specific PTS transporter subunit IIBC encodes the protein MLKFLQKIGQSLMLPIAVLPAASLLLRFGAPDILDIPFISAAGGALFNNLALIFAIGIAIGFSKDKHGVAALAGAIGYFVLTDAMQAINEDINMGVLGGILAGIISGQLYNRYNDVKLPEWLAFFGGRRFVPIVTSIVMLAIAFPLGFIWPPIQEVINGVGEWIISAGAAGVGVFGFLNRLLIPLGLHHVLNSIVWFVFGEYGGVTGDLNRFFAGDPTAGQFMTGFFPIMMFGLPAACLAMIAAAKPERRKQVSGALIGIALTSFLTGITEPIEFTFMFIAPLLYVVHALLTASSMIVTNLLGIHDGFGFSAGVTDYLLNFGIAQKPLLLLGIGLIYGVIYFVVFYFMIKAMNIKTPGREDEEDTVEEDDANSNTGDKFTMMAENFLQDLGGKDNLKRIDNCTTRLRLEVKDISNVNEASLKKHGAHGVIKVDKTHVQVIVGTSVEFVADALKRMV
- a CDS encoding SIS domain-containing protein, whose amino-acid sequence is MFTQYLDEVEKKLQKVRENEQMIKKASEIIAKSLEQDGIIHIFGCGHSHIISEEIFYRAGGLASVNPILIEDLMLFKGPVRSSMLERVNNFIETNLEKYHIRENDVFIVVSTSGINPVPIDAALYAKKKGALVIALTSLNFSKHVKSRHYDRIHLYEIVDLVIDNFSTKGDAVLTDERLEQPFGPTSTIINTAIINSVIVETIHILLNKNIKPPIFVNGNVHGSDEHNLGLINKFKDRVTHLI
- the nagA gene encoding N-acetylglucosamine-6-phosphate deacetylase; this encodes MLIKGLTIYAEDNVIEQGYIKITNGKIESVGKANDVTDTDTIQFPNTYKCLPGMIDVHIHGAQGADTMDASSTALDTISNALPQEGTTSYLATTITQQHSNIEQALSNVGSYINVQPAGQAEILGIHLEGPFINQEKAGAQPYDYIIDGDISLFKKWQKLSGENIKLVTLAPEIKNGIALTKYLNSNGVVASIGHSNATYNQVVKAIHVGASHITHLFNGMSGLHHREIGVAGAALMRDELFVEMIVDGIHICPEMVQLAYHSIGKERTILVTDAMRAKCLKGGVYDLGGQNVTVSNSKATLDDGALAGSLLTMDQAMRNMLTYTDATLGDLTTITSKNPAKQCGVFDRKGSIKENKEADLIILDEHNNLVMTICRGAISYER
- the nagB gene encoding glucosamine-6-phosphate deaminase — protein: MNIIEAKDYQDLSIKAAQYIIKNVRHNPNLVLGLATGSTPKGTYEQMIKDFQQNNTSYQYVKTINLDEYVGLAKDDLNSYSTFMNEHLFNHIDIPHSQTYIPNGMAKDLHNECAQYDRLIHSLGGVDLQLLGIGHNGHIGFNEPNTSFKTRTHIVKLASSTRNANERFFQDINEVPNYAITMGIQTILESKEILLLVSGKGKAKAVQKLLVEKNRCEQFPASSLYAHPHVTIIADKAALSLTFERKES
- a CDS encoding GntR family transcriptional regulator, giving the protein MIDRDSPVPIYYQIEEYIKNLIESDELSPGDAIPSEREFSEQFSVSRMTIRQAITNLVNEGYLYRQKGKGTFVGEKKIEQTLQGLTSFTEDMEKRGMKPGSKLLKFELIPATRSIANELLINEHDPLYEIKRIRFADDLPMAIETTYIPANLLKGLTEEIVNRSLYSYIENELNLQIDSAKQVIESSVARADEAMELGIHKNAPILYIRRQTKLTNGQPLELVKSVYRADRYKFVINMKRN
- a CDS encoding proline dehydrogenase, which codes for MEQVMKNFFLFLSKNKPMTKLAKKYGLRFGAGRFVAGETINLAVDVIKELNNKGLFVTIDYLGEFVDNEIEANEMADQSIEAIKAIGRENLDSQLSLKMTSMGLDISDQVVMRNMRRILKAAKDNGVFVTIDMEDYSRCQKTIDIFTELRKEFDNVGTVIQSYLYRTEKDIEDLNEYHPNLRLVKGAYKESPEVAFPDKKDVDDNLKKIIKMHLLNGNYTAVASHDDAIIEYTKQLVKEHNIPNDQFEFQMLYGIRTERQLELSNEGYKMRVYVPYGTDWYGYFMRRLAERPANVAFVLKGMVKK